AGAGAAAGTAATCGCGCCTGGCAGCGGCCAAAAGCAGGACAGTGTTCCAATCGGGCTCGCCAGCCCCATTCATATCTTCAGCGTAATCGTAGAGATTTATCGGACGCAGGCCGATCGAAGTGAGAAAGGCGGTTTCTTCGGGCGAGAAGTAGGAATCCAGTTCCCTGTTTCCCTCTTTGTTGAGTGCGACGGCCTTGTCGTAGATTTCGCGGAGTTTTTGTGTCCAGAGATAAGAACTCATGATGGGTGAGGGTTAGTGGCTTACTGCTTACTGCTTATTCGAGAGTAGCTCCGATCTTTACGGTCACCTGCCAATGGGCAATCTTGCCCTCCTCGAGATGAGCGCGCGTCTCGACCACTTCGAGCCATCGCAGATTCTTTTCTGAGAGGGCGGCCTTGGCCACCGCATTCTGGACGGCATCCTCGATGCTGATGGGAGAGGAGCCGACGAGTTCGATCTTTTTGTATGTGTGGTTGCTCATAAGGAAATTATCCTCCTTAAGCAGCCTTCTGTCGATTGATAGGATTTTTTGCAACGATGCGCACCAGTAGCTGTGTGAGGAGTGTATCCTCGGAGCCGTGCCCCCGCAGAAGAGCGGCATTGGCATCACGGCAGGCCAGAAATGCGGAGACGAGATGATCGCGGTCGAAGCGCGCGGCATTCACCGCGGCGAGTCCGATGCCGTAGGTATTGAGCGTTCCATCCTTCTTGCGGGGTAGATGGGCGGTCTCCTCGGATCGAAGGCGTTTCAGGTCGGAGGCAAAGAACTGGGGTTGGGCGGGCGGTCGCATTTTGTGACGCTCCATGAGATCCTTCGCCACGAGAAGATTACGCACGGTCGGGACGATGGCCGCAAGCAGGATGCCGATCGTGTTTTCCCCCTGACGGCGGAGTTGAGCCAGCGTATCAAGACAGAGAGGGAGGTTTCGTTTGTTGATAGCGTCGCTCAGGTCGAAGATTCCTCCGGCCCGGGTGAGGGGGACCAGATCGCGGACAAGGGTCTCGGTAATGATTGCTCCCTCACCGGCAGCCGTCGTGAGTTTTGCCAGTTCCGCATCCAGTTGACCCGAGCTTGCACCTACTCGGGTGGTCAGCACCACGGCGGCATGAGGATCCATTTTGACCCCTCGATCGCGGCAGCGGTCGATGACCCAATCAATGAGATCGTCCTCCGTAGCCCCGAAGCCGAAATCGGGTTTGTCGCAGAGCGTCGTCAAGGCGATCTCCGAGAGTTTCTTGTAAAAGGATTTCCGTTTGTCCGGCTCGGGAGCGCTGATCAGTAGGGTGATGCCTCCGGGAAGTCCCTCCTCCAATAACTTCAGTAGTTTTTCCAAAGCATTCTGAACAGCCTCGGAACGTCCCTGCACGCTATCCTTCAGAAAGGTGACGCCTTTCATCCAGACGAGCTTTTCACCGAACATCGGAACAGTCAGGATTCCTTGAATGGTGCTTGCCACCATCTCTATCGAACAGTCGACGGTATCGGCCGGGGCCTCGATGACCTCAATGCCGAAACCTCCGTCATCCGCGGGAGCCAGCTTCGCGGCAAGTCCTTGGGCCGTACGCCGCACCTCCGCCTCGTCACTACCGGTCACGAAATGCAGATTCGGGCTCTTGGCTGCGGCTGGGGATTTGCGGGTGGCCATCTAAGAAAGGCTGAAGTCTGAAGGCTAAAGGCTGAAGTATAAACTTATCTTCTCCATCCTTTTTTCGACTTGGTGAGTTTATCTTTTGATTTAGGACGGTTGGTCATGGAGGTGGTGACGGCGCCTCCGCCTTTCAGCTCCATGATCTGGTCGCGAAGCAGGGCGGCGCGTTCGTACTCGAGTTTCTTGGAGGCCTCCTTCATCTCGCCCTCCAGTTCCTTGATCAGGCTGGTCACGTCAAGCGGCTGCTCCTGCACGCGCGCCGAAACGGCGTCCTCTCCCTCGAGGATGACCCGCAGGCTCTCCTGCACGGGGCGCTTCACGCTGTGAGGAATGATGCCGTGCTTCCGGTTATGCTCCATCTGACGACGGCGCCGATCCTCGGTGACCTCGAGAAGATCGCGGATGCTTCCGGTGATCTTGTCAGCAAAGAGAACAACCTCTCCGTTCACATGACGGGCGGCACGGCCCGCCGTCTGGATCAGGGAGGTGCGGCTGCGGAGGAAGCCCTCCTTGTCGGCATCCAGGACGCAGACAAGGCTGACCTCGGGGAGATCGAGTCCCTCGCGGAGCAGGTTGATCCCGACTAGGATATCAAATTCCCCCGAGCGAAGTGAACGCAGGATCTCGACCCGCTCGATGGTGTCGATGTCGCTGTGAAGATAGCGGACCTTGAGACCCACATCCTTGAGATAGTCGGTAAGATCCTCGGCCGTGCGTTTGGTGAGAGTCGTGATCAATACCCGTTCGTTGATTTCCACACGACAACGGCAGAGCTCAATGGTTTCGTCAATCTGGCCTTTGAGAGGGCGGATCATGATGCGCGGGTCGAGCAGGCCCGTGGGCCGGATGATCTGCTCCACGATAAGCTGGGAGCCAGTCGTGGAGGTGTCGAGCTCCTCAGTAGCGGCATTCGGCTTGATGAGGGAGAGGGGAATGGGTTGGGCCTGGAGCGTAGCCAGATCCACGAAGCCGGTGTTGCCTA
The genomic region above belongs to Verrucomicrobiota bacterium and contains:
- a CDS encoding dodecin family protein, with amino-acid sequence MSNHTYKKIELVGSSPISIEDAVQNAVAKAALSEKNLRWLEVVETRAHLEEGKIAHWQVTVKIGATLE
- the holA gene encoding DNA polymerase III subunit delta translates to MATRKSPAAAKSPNLHFVTGSDEAEVRRTAQGLAAKLAPADDGGFGIEVIEAPADTVDCSIEMVASTIQGILTVPMFGEKLVWMKGVTFLKDSVQGRSEAVQNALEKLLKLLEEGLPGGITLLISAPEPDKRKSFYKKLSEIALTTLCDKPDFGFGATEDDLIDWVIDRCRDRGVKMDPHAAVVLTTRVGASSGQLDAELAKLTTAAGEGAIITETLVRDLVPLTRAGGIFDLSDAINKRNLPLCLDTLAQLRRQGENTIGILLAAIVPTVRNLLVAKDLMERHKMRPPAQPQFFASDLKRLRSEETAHLPRKKDGTLNTYGIGLAAVNAARFDRDHLVSAFLACRDANAALLRGHGSEDTLLTQLLVRIVAKNPINRQKAA